AGCGTTCCAAGACATCAACGGCTGTTGAATAGCCGGTTTTGGTCTTCTTAGTATATTCAAGAGGGAGTTCCAATTTTTCAAAGAGGATGATGCCCAATTGTTTTGGAGAATTGATGTTGAACTCTTCGCCTGCAAGCTCGTAGATTTCTTGGGTCAAGCGCTCCAAGACCACTTCGTTTTCCACCTGCATGTCTTCTAGGGTCTGGCGCTCTACCTTGATCCCCGCGATTTCCATCTTGGCCAAAACAGCTGCTAGTGGTTGCTCCATATCATAGAGCAAATCTAGCTGGTCATGGGCTTGCAACTGCTCCATCATAGGCTCTTCGGTATCCAGTAGAACAGCAACTTTCCGTGCCAAATGCTCTAATAGGACTGCCTTTTCTGGGATAGCTTTTTTTGCTCCCTTGCCATAAACGACTTCGTCCAGCGGCAGCGCAATCTGACTATAGAGACTCGCAATGGTTGAAATCTCATTGTCCTCTACGGTCGACAAGAGATACTTGGCCAATCGACTATCAAACGCGGGATTTTGAAGGGTAATGCCCAAGTGGCTGAGCAAGACCTTGGCCCGTTTGAAGTCATAGACCTTGAGGGGCGTTTTTTCGAGAAATTCTTTGAAAATCGGTGTTTGTAAAAGACCAGTATCTGTACTCGCGTAGAGCTGACCTTTGGTCCCCCATGCGAAACCGATAATGGGTTCTGTATGGTAATTGTCCCCAAAAATCTCAAAATGGAAGAAACTATCTTCCGTGAGCATATCTGAAGTGACTTGCTCGACTTCTGTATAGTCAATAGCTACAGGAGCTGCTTCTTCTCCACTGAGATCCAAGGCCTGACGGAGTTGCTTAAAGCCCATCTCCTCATAAAACTTGGCGAGATTTTCTAGATGAGGGCCTGTATAGGTGATATCGTCCAGGCCAATTTCAATGGGCGCATTAGTATCGATGGTTGCGAGAGTCTTAGACAGATAGGCCTGCTCCTTGTCGTTGACGAGGTTTTCCTTCATCTTAGAAGCCTTCATCTCGTCGATATGCTCGTAAATGCCATCGAGAGAACCGTACTCTAGGAGTAGTTTGATCCCGGTCTTTTCTCCGATCTTAGTAACACCTGGGATATTATCCGATTTATCTCCCATCAAGGCCTTGAGGTCGATAAATTGCTCGGGTGTCAGCCCCATCTTTTCTTTGAGATAGGCTGGAGTGAATTCCTCAAACTCCGCTACCCCTTTTTTGGAGATTTCAACCACCGTATTGTCATCCGTCAGCTGGATCAAATCCTTGTCCCCAGAGACAATGGTCACTTCAAATGGCACCGAGGTAGTTTCTGCCATCTTATCCAGCGTTCCAATAATATCATCCGCTTCATACTGAGCTAGCTCATAATGGCGGATCCCCAAATGATCCAGTTGTTCACGAATGAAAGGAAACTGCTCACGGAACTCATCTGGAGTTTTTGCACGGCCCCCTTTGTAGTCGGCATACATCTCCGTCCGAAAAGTCGTCTTTCCTGCATCAAAAGCAACGAGGACATGGGTCGGTTGGATGCGCTCCAAGAGATGACTCAACATGAGGTTAAAACCATAGACCGCATTGGTATGCAAACCATTGGCATTTTTGAAGCGATCAATTTGATGATAGAGTGCGAAAAAGGCACGAAAAGCGACGGAAGACCCGTCGATGAGTAGTAATTTATTCTTTTTTTCCATAGGCCTATTATACCACGAATCATAAGGTCTCTGGTACATAAAAACTCTACCCTTTCGGGTAGAGCCTTCTTTAGGAGTTTCTTATGAAAAATGAAGAGAAGTGTTTATTCGCCGTAACAAGAACCTTGTTGTGGCAATTTCTTAAAGTGTTTTGGATAATTAACTGAGATTTTCATTTTCTGTACCTCATTTCTTATTGGATGAGTACAGTATACAAGAGAAACCTAAACGATTCCTTATAGAAAGCTTCAAGAAAACTAAAAGCTGAGGCGCAAAACACGCGGTTGTTTTTTGCTGCAAGCTGGTAACTGAAGATGGAGCCCTGTCTCATCTTGGCTCCAAGAAAGAAGCTGACTTTCTCCAAGGAGCTCTACCTTTTGAATGCGCGCATGAAGAATTCTCGGTTGCTTGAGATCATAGGCGAGAGACGGCAAGGTCAGCTCTTCTGTCCTTCCACTTGGTTCCAGCTGGATAGCATAAAGCAGGCCTTCACGCATGGTATAGCGGAAATCTTGGCTGGTATAGAGTGGCGCTTGCCCGTCTGAGAAGGAACCTTCCTGGGCCTCGGTCGGTCCGTCCGATGACACCCGCCAAGGCCGACTCTGATAAATGGCTTCTCCATTTACCGCCAGCCAGTCCCCGATCTCTGTGAGGATGTCTTGGTCTTGCTCAGGGATCGTGCCATCTGCCTTGGGCCCAATATTGAGCAGAAGATTGCCATTTTTGGCCACAACATCGACTAAATTTTGTAGCAATTCCTTACTGGTCTTGTAGGCTAGATCCTGGGTATAGCACCAAGAATTACGGGCGATCGCGGTATCCATTTGCCACGGAAAGGCTTGCGTCTCTCCGTATCCTCCCCGCTCCATCTCGACGATTCCTGAACCGAAAGGGAGGGCATCCTGTTTGTAACAAACAGCCACCTTGCGATCCTCTTGTGCTGCTAGATTGTAATAATAAGCCAAAAAGCGCATCAAGTAGGGACGGAAACTCTCATGCTGGATCCACCAGTCAAAATAAAGGAGCTCTGGCTGGTAGTCCCGCACCAGTTCACAGGTTCGCAACAGCCAATCTTCCAAGAATTCTTTACTTGGATAAGGCTTGGAAGTCAGATCAAAATGATCCTTGGGCTCTGGCTTGGCTGGCCAATAAAGGCTGTCTCTTGGGACTTCTTGCGGAATGTCACTAGTGAATTCCTTGCCATGTGAAAAGAAAAACTGATGTTCTGCCCGGTGAGAGGACGTACAGAAGTGCAGGCCACGTTTTTCTGTTTCCTCCCTCAACTCCCCTAAGACATCTCGTCTCGGCCCCATTTCTAAGCTATTATAAGACGAGAGAGTAGAGGCATACATCTGAAAGCCATCGTGGTGCTCCGCAACTGGGAAAAGATACTGGGCTCCCGCTTTTTGAAAGAGATCTAGCCAAGATGCCGGATCAAAACGATCGGCTGTAAATAGAGGAATGAGATCCTTGTAACCAAAGCTAGCCTGGTCTCCAAAATGCTCTCGATGATAGTCATAGCAAGGATTCCCTTGGATATACATATTTCGCGAATACCATTCCGAACCAAAGGCAGGTACACTGTAGACCCCCCAGTGGATAAATATTCCAAATTTGGCATCTCGATACCAATCTGGACAGACTTGATGGCTAAGAGAGTCCCAGGTTGGTTCAAAAGGACCTGACTGGACAACTTGATCAATCTCTTCAAGGCTTATCATTCTCTTCTCCTCTTTTCTTGTTACTACCTCTATTGTAACGAGAAAGCCTCGTTTGTAAAGACAAACGAGGGGAATGTTTAAATTAGTAGACAAAGAGCTTGATCTAGGAGAATCAAGCTGATGATGAATGAAATGAAGCTTCTAGCCCTTCACTGCTTGAGAAATAAAACGAGCGATGGCGTCTGTCTCCCCTTGGTGGAGAGCTTTAACAATTTTGGACCCCACAATAACCCCATCTGAGACCTTGTTGAAACGGTGAACGTCCTCCATGCTGGAAACTCCAAAACCTGTTAAAACAGGAATGGACGCTATTTCGTGTAATTGGGCCAAGTGGTGATCCAAATCATCTCGATAGCTACCAGCTTTCCCCGTCACCCCATTGACAGCAACGGCATAGATAAATCCTTCTGCATCATGGATCAATTTCTTCTGGCGCTCGATTCCTGTGGTTAGGCTCACTAGCGGCACCAAAGCGATGTCTTTATCCACTAATAGAGGCTCTACCAAATTCGCATGCTCATGGGGGAGGTCCGGAATAATCACTCCTTTGACTGCTGTTCCTTCTACATCTCTAAAAAAGTTTTCGAGCCCATATTGGAACAAGGGGTTGAAATAGGTCATGATGACCAAAGGAACACTTGTCTCCAAGTGCTGGATCGTTTGCACCAGACCCTCTGTCGTTGTCCCATGGGCTAAACTGCGTAATCCTGCCTCTTCAATCACAGGGCCATCTGCCACCGGATCTGAAAAAGGAATGCCTACTTCAATAGCTGAGACACCAAGCTCCTCCAAAAATTGGATGGTTTCCTGCAAACCTGCCAGGCCTTTTTCATGATCTCCTGCCATGATATAAGGAACAAAGATCCCTTGCTGCTGGTCTTTCAGCTTTTGTAAATGCTCTGTTAAGGTCTTTCCCATCTTACTCTCCTCTCTCTTGTTCTAGGCGGTCTTTGACTTGTACCACATCTTTATCCCCACGACCTGATAAGCAAACAATCATGGATTTTTCAGGCCCCATCTCCTTGGCCAATTTCACCGCATAGGCGATAGCATGGCTCGATTCCAGAGCTGGAATGATTCCTTCTACTTTTGAAAGCAATTGAAAAGCTTCTAGTGCTTCTTGGTCTGTCACAGGCACATAGGTCGCCCGCTTGATTTCATGGAAATAAGAATGCTCTGGCCCAATCCCTGGGTAATCGAGACCTGCTGAAATCGAGAAAGCTTCTAAAATCTGTCCATGGGCATCCTGTAAAACATCCATCAAGGCGCCGTGAAGGACTCCCGGACGCCCCTTGGTCAAGGTTGCTGCATGCTGGTCTGTATCTACCCCAAGGCCAGCAGCTTCTGCCCCATACATGGCAACAGAGGTATCCTCAACAAAAGGATAGAAGAGCCCAATGGCGTTCGATCCACCTCCTACACAGGCTAAGACTGCATCTGGTAGCGCACCATCATTTTGCTCTGCAAATTGGCGTTTGGCTTCCCTACCGATGACACTTTGAAAATCACGGACAATTTCTGGGAATGGGTGAGGTCCTAGAGCAGAACCCATGATATAGTGGGTATCCTCCACATTTGCTACCCAGGCTCTGAGGGCAGCATTGACCGCATCCTTGAGAACACGTGACCCATCTGTTACTGATTGAACCTTAGCGCCCAACAATTCCATCCGAAAGACATTGAGGGCTTGGCGTTTGACATCTTCTTCTCCCATGTAGATGGTACATTCCATATCAAATAAAGCTGCAGCCGTTGCCGTTGCAACACCGTGCTGTCCAGCCCCTGTTTCTGCGATGATCTTCTTTTTGCCCATCCGGTGTGCCAATAAAACCTGTCCTAGGGCATTATTAATTTTATGAGCCCCTGTGTGGTTGAGGTCTTCTCTTTTAAGAAAGATCTTGGCTCCACCGACATACTTGGTTAGATTCTTAGCGTAATAGAGCGGTGTTTCCCGACCGACATATTGTTTCAGAAGCTGATCCAATTCTGTTTGAAAAGAAGGATCTGCTTGACTTTCTCTGTAGGCTTCTTCTAATTCTAAAACTGCTGTCATCAAGGTTTCAGGGACAAATCGTCCCCCGAACCGCCCGTAAAATCCATTTTTATCTGGTTGTTTATATGCCATGCTTGACCCTTTCTATAAATCGTTTTATCTTTTCTTGGTCTTTTTTTCCATTTGTCTCGACTCCACTGGATACATCCACCGCATAAGGATAAAAGAAGCGAATGGCATCTGCTACATTGTCTTCCGTCAAGCCTCCTGCAATAAAGAAAGGCTTTGTGAAGTTTTGGGTTTCGAGTTCTTGCCAGTTAAAAGTCTCTCCACTTCCTGCTACAGGAGCATCAAAGAGCAGATAATCGGCACTGGTCTCAGGAAGAGCTGCGTCTTTTCCCACTTGAACAGCGCGAATCGTTTGTTGGGGAAGGTCTTGCAAGATGGTATCATCTATCGGTCCATGCACTTGTATCAGGTCCAAGCCCACAACTTGGCAAGCTTGCTCCACTTCTTCTCTTTGTGGTGATACAAAAACACCGACTTTTTGAACCCCCTTTGGAATCCCTGTAGCCAACTGCCGAGCTTGCTCCAGCGTGACTTGCCGTTTGCTTGATGCAAAAACAAAACCAATATAATCTGCACCAGCTTCAACAGCCGTCTTCACGGCTTCTGGAGTGGACAATCCGCAAATTTTAACCTTTGTCAATCTGCAACTCCTTTACTTTTTCAGCCACATTGTCTGCTTTCATGAGAGCTGTCCCAACGAGAATGCCATTAAAATAAGGAGCCAGCATGCGCGCATCTGCTGCTGCGAAAATAGCAGACTCCGAGATGTAAACCGGTTCTTGTTCAAAATTGGTCGCCAATTCCAGGCTAGTATGAAGATCAGTCTCAAAGGTCACCAAGTTGCGGTTATTGACCCCGATGATCTGAGCCCCAATCCGGTGAGCCACCTCTAGTTCTGTCAGATTATGGGTCTCCACCAAGACCTCCAGGCCCAGATGGGTCGCAAACTCATAGAGCTCTTTCAGACGAACCTCTGATAAGGCTGCAACTATCAACAAGATCACGGTTGCCCCTGCGTTTCGCGCCCGAATTATTTGCTTTTCATCCACAATAAAATCTTTATTGAGGGTGGGAATGCGAACCTGACTAGATATTTCCCGGAGATACTCGATACTGCCCTTGAAAAACACTTCATCAGTCAAGACAGAAATCATCACGGCCCCATTTTCTTCGTAAGTCTTAGCCTGCGCGACGATATCCACATCGACATGAATATCTCCCAGACTCGGGCTAGCCTTTTTCACTTCCGCAATGACCTGAAGCTTTTCTGGATGACTCTTTAGGTAATCATACAGGCGGTAAGTCTCGCGCAAAGGTTGGAGTTCCTCTTCTTTCATCGCAGCCACTTCACGCGCCTTTTCCTTTAGAATCTTTGGTAAGAATTCTTGACTCATTTTTGATACTCCTGTAATAATCTCAATTTCTCAAGGGCAGCCCCACTGGCAATCACTTCACGTGCCAAGGCAATTCCCTCCTTGATAGAATCTACCTTGCCGTTGGCATAAAAACCAAGGCCAGCATTCAAGACAGTCACCTCTAAGAAGGGACTCGCTTCATTCTTCAAGACACTGAGCAAAATTTCTGCATTGCGTTTGGCGTCTCCACCTCGTACTTGATCAATTTCGATGCGCTCCATTCCTATATCTTCTGGTTGAAAGCTAGATAAGGTCACCTGTCCATTTTCCAAAATAGCGAGCTGAGTTTCCCCATCAAGACCTGCCTCGTCTAAACCTTGTGGACCACTCACCACCACTGCGCGTTTCCGACCCAAATTCTTTAGAATCTCCGCCGTACTTTCCAGCATATCTGGACGACTGGTTCCCAATAGCTGGGTTTCTAGAGGAATCGGATTGATAAGAGGACCGGTTAAGTTCATCACCGTTGGAACCCCTAGCGCCAAGCGAGCGGGCATAATATAGCGCATGCCAGGGTGCAAATTTTTGGCAAATAGGAAGACAATCCCCACCTTTTCAAACACTCGTCCCAAGTCTTCTGGACCCAAATCAAGGTTAATCCCTAGCGCTTCTAGCACATCCGCAGAACCAGATTTAGAAGAGATCGAGCGATTGCCGTGTTTCGCCATCTTGATGCCACCACCAGCAAGGACGAAGGCAGCTGTTGTTGAAATATTGAAACTATACGAACGATCACCCCCAGTTCCACAATTGTCCATTGCTCCTTGAACTTCTGTAGGAATGGCAACTGCATAGGCCTGCATCACTTTTGCAATAGCCGTCCGCTCTTCAACCGTTTCTCCCTTCATTTTGAGACCTAGAAGAAGGGCCGTCACCTGTGCTTCTGAAGCACGACCAGCAACGACTTCCTCCATAGCAGCTTCTAACTCTGCACTGGTTAGATCCATTCCTTCCGCTACTTTTGCAAGCACTTGTTTCATCTTCCGCTCCTTGACTAGTTTGACAAAATTTTCGATGGTCTTGAGCCCATCTGGCGTCCCGATACTTTCTGGATGGTATTGAAAACCATAAATCGGTAAGCTGCGGTGTTGAATTCCCATAATCGCTTGATCATCTGTCGTCCGAGAGGTAATGACAAAATCCTCTGGCATGGCTTTAATCGTCAGCGAATGGTAGCGCATGACTGGGACTTCTTTTGCGACACCCGCGTACAGCGGAGAGGGAGCTTCTAGCTGGATCTGGCTTTGTTTGCCATGCATGACCTGTGGGGCCAATCCCAAGCGCCCTCCAAAAACTTCTGCAATCGCTTGATGCCCCAAGCAAATCCCCAAGATTGGTTTGACCCCCGCGAAATCTCGGATCATCTCCTCCATCTTGCCCGCATCCTTTGGCCAACCTGGACCTGGAGAAAAGACCAAAGCATCTGCTTCTTGGGCAACTTGGTACAAATCCGGATCATCATTTCGAAGCACCTGGACCTCATCAAATTTTCCGATATACTGCGCCAAATTGTAGGTAAATGAATCGTAATTATCTACTAATAAAATCATCCTTCTTCTCCAATCCTTGTCATCGATTTTGCCTTATTGACGGTTTCTTGGTATTCATTTTCAGCGATCGAATCATAAACAATTCCTGCTCCAGCCTGCACATAAGCCTTCTTATTTTTGAGGATCATGGTTCGAATCGCAATAGCAAAATCGAGATCCCCCGTCACAGAGAGATAGCCAATAGCCCCCGCATAGACGCCTCGTTTTTCTTTTTCTGCTTCATAGATTCGCTTCATGGCTCGAATCTTGGGAGCACCCGAAACGGTCCCAGCTGGAAGAGTTGCCTTCAGAGCCTCAATGGAGGCTAGTCCAGGAAGCAATTGCCCCTTGACCACACTCGTCAGGTGCATGACATAACGGAAGAATTCCACTTCCATATATTTGGTCACTTCAACCGACCCATTTTGAGCGATACGACCAATATCGTTTCGCCCTAGATCCACCAACATCCGGTGTTCTGCGACTTCTTTTGGATCCCCTGTCAACTCAGCTGCCAATTGCCGATCAGCCTCTTCATCGAGCCCTCTTGGACGCGTGCCAGCAATGGGATTGGTTGTCACCACTCGATCCTTGACCGACACTAGACTTTCTGGACTGGCACCGATAATTTGGTACTCCCCCAAATCATAAAAGTAGAGATAATTCGAAGGGTTGGTCACGCGCAAATTGCGGTAATAATCTAGCGGTTTTCCTGAAAAATCAGCTGAAAAACGTTGACTGAGCACGCATTGGAACATATCTCCTTTTTGAATATAGTCCCGCGCTAGGGCCACCATTTCCTCAAACTCTTTTTGCTCCAAATGATTGTGGAAATGAAGCGCATGCAGGTCCTTGTCCTGAAACTCTTCTTTTGCGGGTCTTGCCAATTGTGCTAATACTTGCTCCAAGCTCGATGTTTGCTCTGCTTCACTCCGTCCACTATAGAGGTTCTCTTCCACCACATAGACCTTTTCCTTTTTGTGATCAAAAATCACATAGCTCTCATATAAGAAAAAGTGAAGATCTGGTGTGCCAATCGTATCTTCAGGAATGGAACCAATGTTCTCATAGAGGCCAATCAAGTCATAGCCGACAAATCCAATCGCCCCACCGTTAAAAGGAAGCTCTTCAGAAGTTTTCGTTTTGACCGTGATGCGGTTCAAAAAGTCTAAAGGATCCTCTTCAACAATTTGATCATTGTAATAGAGGACGCCATGTTCAAACTTGACTTCACTGACTGGCCGATAGGCTACAATTGAAAAACGCGCATTCTCTTTTTCACGAGGAATTGACTCTAAGATCATTTTATGGGGCGCATCCAAACGCATATAAGCCAAAATTGGACTCAACACATCAGCAGATAAAACTTTTTTCATATCAGAAACCTCTCTTTTAGAACTCTTTTATTCTAATGAATTCAACCGCACCTTGGCTTGCTAAGGCGATCAAGGGTATCCCATCGCCCAATTCTCGCTTTGGGATCAATGTGCCTAAGCTCGCTTCGCTCGCTAAGGCACATAGAAAAGCCCTCACACAAAAACTGTGTGAGGGCGTAGTGTCCGCGGTGCCACCTCTTTTATAGGGAAAAATAGCTGGTCTTTCCCTACATCTCTATCTCCTCTATCAAGGAGTTGCACGGTAAGGGGTGCCAACCGAATTCACATGGGTTAGAATTCATTGATCATAACAGTCCAATTTTCATCAGTCGCTATTGCTTGTTCACAATTCCCACAAGCTCCCTGAAAATAGCTGACTCATTACTTTTCTGTTGCTACCATTATAACCCTTTTTCTTAGAAAGTCAATAAAAATTTTAGTCTTTTTTTATACTTTTCTCTACACTAATTTAATAAAATCAGCTCAAAGAGCCCTAGCAGCCCGTCCTTTTTATCCCAAAAATAGGTTACTCAACAAAGCCAAAATTGCAGGGCCACCTTGGGTCAAGATAATCTTTTTATTGGCTGTCATCGCACCGTAGGCTGCAGCTTCAATAATAAAGAGTACAAAAATCGTAACAACTTCACTATTTTTAGAGACAAACAATCCATACAAGAGGAACACCCCAATCAAGGCATTGTATATCCCTTGATTCTTAAATAAAGAGGTCACAGATGGGCGAGCGAGTTCTTCTTTATCCATGTTGAAAACCCGACTTGTGGTATCAGATGTGGTTTTGATGCTCTCCAAATAAAAAATATATAAATGCTCCAGTGCAACAAGACTTGCTAAAATAATCGTCAGTAATGACATCGTAGATTCTCCTTTTTATTCAACTGTTATTTGTTCAATGCCAGATACTAATTTGTCCAGCAGGTAAGAAAATTGCTCTTGTTCTTGAGCAGTCAAAATCCGACTCATCTGTTCTTTCACCGCCACATGATGGCGAGGGGGATGTTTGACCAAACGATTATAGGCCATATCCGTCAAATGAATTAAGATTTCCCGCTGATTCTTTGGATTTCGACTCCGATGGACAAATCCTTCCTTTTCTAATATTTTGAAATGCCGCGTTAAAGCCGCTGGATCAATCCGCAAGCGCTCCTGAACCGCGATCTGATTGCAAGGTGCTTGTTCTAATAAATCCTGCAAAATTTGATAACGTGTTAAGCTAATCCCTAGGCGCTTTTCAAAAAGTTGCGTAGTTGATTGATCTGCCAAACGTAGTTGGTAGAGCAAATCATTTATTTCTGCCATGTCCCTTCCTCTATTCATTTTTGATAAATCAATAATTGACTAATCAATTATAAAATATTTCATATCCTCTTGCAAGAAAAAGAACTTGCACTATTCTTTCACACAAAAAAAGCCGCCTGATTTGGCGACTCTTAGGGAGATTATTATGAAAAAGAAAAGTTTTAGGATTTTTCTAAACAAAGTTAGGAGGTCTTTGTTTATGCTTTTATTATAGCGGACATTTCTTAAAGAAAGCTTACGACTTTATTTCAAAATGAAAACAAATTCTTTACAGATTCTTTTCAGCGTTTAAAATACCTGGGATATCTAGTAAGGTGTTCATCTGATGGTTGCCTTGATAGTCAGACGTCAAGAAATTGATACTATGAATCTGGCTATTTCTTGCAAAGTCAATATCCAGGCTCCGATCCCCAATATAGTAGGTATTTTCTGGTTCCAACCCGTACTTCTCCATCAGATACCTAGCAGCTTCTGGGTCAGGCTTGCGGGCAAAACCACTTTGACTGGTCAAAATCTCTGTAAAAAAAGATTCCAAACCCAAATCCCGTAGGATGACAAAGGCATTCTCTCCCTTATGGGTATAGACAAACTGCTCAATTCCAGCTTCTTGTCCCCAGGATAGGACATCACGCGCCCCATCCATCAGAAGGACCTGGGCATTTTTCTCCGCTAGACTTTCTGCTCGGCGATGATTCAAGTCGGTCACATCCAGATGATACTCCTCCGCCACAGCTACTAAAAGATCTTGAACCGAATGCTTCAAGATGTAGTCTTTAATGCCGGCTCGATCAAAGGGAAGCTGATAAGTTGCATAGGTCTCCTCAAGACCTGCTAAAATAGCATCATAGGAATCCAGCAAAGTTCCGTCCAAATCCCAAATAAAGGCTCGTTTTGTCATTTTTTCTTCTCTCCTACTTTTCGTCTATAGAGCTGACTCAAAAATAGCCAACGGAAACCATTGTCGAGCAGTGTCCCCGTCCAGACCCCTGGAAGGCCAAAGCCAAGGGTTACTCCAAGCAGATAACCGGCTCCAATTCGAATGACCCACATGCCAATGGTCGTTGCATAAAATGGAAGTTTCCCATTTCCCAAGCCTTGCCAAACAGCTGTATAGATGACCGTTCCTGCTGTAAACGGCGTTCCCAACAAAGAAAAGAGGACAACCGACAGGCTAGCTTCGACTGCTTTTGTATCTTGTGTGTAGAGATGGGTCAGAAGGGTGCCCCCAAAAAAGATTCCCAAGGCAATGGGTAACATTAACACGAAGGACAACCAGTAAGACTGCTTTCGAAGGCGGGCAATCTGCTCAAGATCCCCTTCACCCAGGCTCCGTGCTACGAGCATGACCGTCGCTGTGGCCACACCAAACACAGGCATGTAGTTAAACTGGGTCAAGGTCTCTCCGATAGCATTTCCTGCGACTGCCTCGGTCCCAAAAGTAACCACGATCGCAATGATTACCACATCTCCAGCCCGCATCATCAGCCGCTCTCCGGCTGCTGGAAGTGCTAAGTTCAAGAGCTTACGATCCAATCCCCAACCAAGGGGAGCAAAGGGTAACTGGACCTTTTGCCACAAGAGGATAACCCCAACCAGACGAGCTAGCACAGTCCCCAAAGCTGCTCCGACAATGCCCCAGCCAAAAAGGAAAATGGCCACAGAGGAGAACAGTGCGTTTAATAGATTGGTCAACAGGCTCACATACATAGGAAGACGTGGATTGTTGGCCACCCGAACCAAGGAGCCCAAGGTCGTCATCAATCCTAAGAGAACAATGGTCCCGCCGACCAAGGAAAGGTAAATCCCCCCACTTTCAGCTACTGCAGCTTCAGTCCCCAACAGCGAAATCATCTGGCGTCCA
The DNA window shown above is from Streptococcus sp. S1 and carries:
- a CDS encoding phosphoribosylanthranilate isomerase encodes the protein MTKVKICGLSTPEAVKTAVEAGADYIGFVFASSKRQVTLEQARQLATGIPKGVQKVGVFVSPQREEVEQACQVVGLDLIQVHGPIDDTILQDLPQQTIRAVQVGKDAALPETSADYLLFDAPVAGSGETFNWQELETQNFTKPFFIAGGLTEDNVADAIRFFYPYAVDVSSGVETNGKKDQEKIKRFIERVKHGI
- a CDS encoding alpha-L-fucosidase, encoding MISLEEIDQVVQSGPFEPTWDSLSHQVCPDWYRDAKFGIFIHWGVYSVPAFGSEWYSRNMYIQGNPCYDYHREHFGDQASFGYKDLIPLFTADRFDPASWLDLFQKAGAQYLFPVAEHHDGFQMYASTLSSYNSLEMGPRRDVLGELREETEKRGLHFCTSSHRAEHQFFFSHGKEFTSDIPQEVPRDSLYWPAKPEPKDHFDLTSKPYPSKEFLEDWLLRTCELVRDYQPELLYFDWWIQHESFRPYLMRFLAYYYNLAAQEDRKVAVCYKQDALPFGSGIVEMERGGYGETQAFPWQMDTAIARNSWCYTQDLAYKTSKELLQNLVDVVAKNGNLLLNIGPKADGTIPEQDQDILTEIGDWLAVNGEAIYQSRPWRVSSDGPTEAQEGSFSDGQAPLYTSQDFRYTMREGLLYAIQLEPSGRTEELTLPSLAYDLKQPRILHARIQKVELLGESQLLSWSQDETGLHLQLPACSKKQPRVLRLSF
- the polA gene encoding DNA polymerase I, with product MEKKNKLLLIDGSSVAFRAFFALYHQIDRFKNANGLHTNAVYGFNLMLSHLLERIQPTHVLVAFDAGKTTFRTEMYADYKGGRAKTPDEFREQFPFIREQLDHLGIRHYELAQYEADDIIGTLDKMAETTSVPFEVTIVSGDKDLIQLTDDNTVVEISKKGVAEFEEFTPAYLKEKMGLTPEQFIDLKALMGDKSDNIPGVTKIGEKTGIKLLLEYGSLDGIYEHIDEMKASKMKENLVNDKEQAYLSKTLATIDTNAPIEIGLDDITYTGPHLENLAKFYEEMGFKQLRQALDLSGEEAAPVAIDYTEVEQVTSDMLTEDSFFHFEIFGDNYHTEPIIGFAWGTKGQLYASTDTGLLQTPIFKEFLEKTPLKVYDFKRAKVLLSHLGITLQNPAFDSRLAKYLLSTVEDNEISTIASLYSQIALPLDEVVYGKGAKKAIPEKAVLLEHLARKVAVLLDTEEPMMEQLQAHDQLDLLYDMEQPLAAVLAKMEIAGIKVERQTLEDMQVENEVVLERLTQEIYELAGEEFNINSPKQLGIILFEKLELPLEYTKKTKTGYSTAVDVLERLAPIAPIVSKILEYRQIAKIQSTYVVGLQEAILEDGKIHTRYVQDLTQTGRLSSVDPNLQNIPVRLEQGRLIRKAFVPEEDNSLLLSSDYSQIELRVLAHISGDEHLIDAFKHGADIHTSTAMRVFNIEKPEDVTPNDRRNAKAVNFGVVYGISDFGLSNNLGISRKEAKAYIETYFERYPGIKDYMERVVREARDKGYVQTLFKRRREIPDINSRNFNVRGFAERTAINSPIQGSAADILKIAMIHLDQALERGAYKTKMLLQVHDEIVLQVPSDELAAIKELVKETMESAIELAVPLEADENEGKTWYEAK
- the trpC gene encoding indole-3-glycerol phosphate synthase TrpC translates to MSQEFLPKILKEKAREVAAMKEEELQPLRETYRLYDYLKSHPEKLQVIAEVKKASPSLGDIHVDVDIVAQAKTYEENGAVMISVLTDEVFFKGSIEYLREISSQVRIPTLNKDFIVDEKQIIRARNAGATVILLIVAALSEVRLKELYEFATHLGLEVLVETHNLTELEVAHRIGAQIIGVNNRNLVTFETDLHTSLELATNFEQEPVYISESAIFAAADARMLAPYFNGILVGTALMKADNVAEKVKELQIDKG
- the trpB gene encoding tryptophan synthase subunit beta, translating into MAYKQPDKNGFYGRFGGRFVPETLMTAVLELEEAYRESQADPSFQTELDQLLKQYVGRETPLYYAKNLTKYVGGAKIFLKREDLNHTGAHKINNALGQVLLAHRMGKKKIIAETGAGQHGVATATAAALFDMECTIYMGEEDVKRQALNVFRMELLGAKVQSVTDGSRVLKDAVNAALRAWVANVEDTHYIMGSALGPHPFPEIVRDFQSVIGREAKRQFAEQNDGALPDAVLACVGGGSNAIGLFYPFVEDTSVAMYGAEAAGLGVDTDQHAATLTKGRPGVLHGALMDVLQDAHGQILEAFSISAGLDYPGIGPEHSYFHEIKRATYVPVTDQEALEAFQLLSKVEGIIPALESSHAIAYAVKLAKEMGPEKSMIVCLSGRGDKDVVQVKDRLEQERGE
- the trpA gene encoding tryptophan synthase subunit alpha, producing the protein MGKTLTEHLQKLKDQQQGIFVPYIMAGDHEKGLAGLQETIQFLEELGVSAIEVGIPFSDPVADGPVIEEAGLRSLAHGTTTEGLVQTIQHLETSVPLVIMTYFNPLFQYGLENFFRDVEGTAVKGVIIPDLPHEHANLVEPLLVDKDIALVPLVSLTTGIERQKKLIHDAEGFIYAVAVNGVTGKAGSYRDDLDHHLAQLHEIASIPVLTGFGVSSMEDVHRFNKVSDGVIVGSKIVKALHQGETDAIARFISQAVKG